The DNA sequence CGTTGGCGGTGGCCATCAACGGCGGCATCTCCTGGGGCAGTGTGCCGTTCTACATGGGTGGCCAGTTGCTGGGCGGCATCATCGGCGCGGTTCTGTGCTGGGCGGCGTTCAAACTGCAGTACGACCACAACGACGACAACTCCGGCACCCGGGCGATCTTCTGCACGGCGCCTGCGATCCGCAGCACCGGCTGGAACCTCGTCACCGAGGTGATTGCGACCTTCGTATTGCTGCTGTGGATCTTCACCACCCCGGCGGTCAACGACACGCTGGGTTACGCCGGAGTCACGTTCGTGATCATGGCCATCGGGTTCGGCCTCGGTGGTCCCACCGGCTACGCCATCAACCCCGCCCGCGACCTCGGTCCCCGCATCGCATATGCGCTGCTACCCATCAAGGGCAAGGGTGACCCGCTGTGGTCCTACTCCTGGGTGCCCATCGTCGGCCCCTTCATCGGGGCGGCGCTGGCGGCGCTGCTGGCCGGCGCACTCACCTGAGGCTCTCAGCGCCCGCGAAAGCGTCTGTCAGGCCTGCATGATGGCGACCGGCTGGACGGACTCGGCGGTGACCCGCCCGGGGACGAATCCGGCCACCGCGCCGATCACGGTCGTCGCGGGCGGGCCGATCCGGGCGAACCGGGCAGCCTGCGCGATCGTGGCCAGGGTGGCACGCACCTGCCGCTGGCTGGACAGGCATCCGTCGGCGATCACCGCGGCCGGGGTGCCAGGATCGAGCCCGGCCTCGGTGAGCGCGCGGCTGATGGCTTCGAGGTTGGCGACGGCCATCATCAACACGATGGTGGTGTTCGCCTGCGCCAGCGCGGCGTAGTCGACGGTGGAGTCGGGGTGCCCCGGCGGTACGTGCCCGGAGACGACCGTGAACCCCTGGGTGAGGCCACGATGGGTGACCGGGATGAGCGCAGCGGCGGGCGCGGCGATCGAGGCGCTGACGCCCGGGATCACGTCGACCAGAATGCCGGCGCGTGAGCAGTGGTCGAGTTCCTCGCCGCCCCGGCCGAAGACGAATCCGTCTCCGCCCTTGAACCGGACGACGGTGCGGCCCGCTGCGGCATGCTCGACGAGCAGCGCGTTGATGGTGCTCTGCTCGGTGCGTCGCCCGCCGGGGATCTTGGAGACGTCGACGATCTCGGCCTCCGGTGCGAGGGTGGCCAGCGCCGCAACCGGTGCCAGCCGGTCGGTGACGATCACGTCCGCGGCGGCCAGCGCGTCGCGCCCGGCGACGGTCAACAGGCCGGGGTCGCCGGGGCCACCGCCGACGATGACGACCCGGCCGTGCCCCGCACGGACGGCGGTGGGCGCGGCGGGCGGTTCGGCGCAGATGCAGAGCCGGTCGAGTTGTTCTGCCTGTCGCGCGATGTCGCGGTCGCCCTCCCGGCTGCCGGTGTGCGCGAAAACGACTGCCGCGGAGCGGATGTCGGTGGCCGTCGGCTCGCGCCGGTGCAGCGTGAGCAGGCCGCGTTCGGCGAGGTCGTCGAAGTACGGGGCGGGGGAGGGGCAGACGATGGTCAGCACGGCCCCGGCATCGACCAGCGCCGCTGCGGTGGAGATGGCGCGCGCCGACGCTCCGGCGAGCAGGACGGGACGTCCGTGTACCGGTAACTCGACGGTGACGCCCGCGGTCATCGGTTCGTCCCGACGGTGGCCGAAGCCATCACCGTCCCCCGATCACCCTGCCGCGCAACGCCGTCGACACCAGCGCAGCCCTGCGGTGCACACCGAATTTGCCCATGATGTTGTGCAGGTGGAACTTCACCGTCGCCTCGCTGATGAACAGGTTGCGCGCGATGGTGCGGTTGTCCAGGCCGTCGGTGAGCAGGTGCAGTACCTCGTGCTCCCGACGCGTCAACACCGGTGTGCACGCGTCATCCGGCGAGGCGACCGGCGCGCGCAGCCGGGTGATCACGGCGTTCGCGCACGATGCGTCCAGCGCGTTGTGCCCGGCGGCCACCCGCATCAGGGTGGCGAGCAACTCGTGGGAGGTCGACCGCCGGTCGATCAGTCCGTCGGCGCCCGCCCTGATCAGATCCAGGGGGTCGGTCTGGGGGTCGTCGGTGTCGATGACGACGACCACCTTCGGCCGCGGATGCAGATCGGCGAGCAGCGTGGGTAGCGTGACGTCGCGGTCGGTGCCGAACACCAGCAGGTCCGGTCGCAGGCTCTGCAGCCGGCCCACCAGTTCCGCCCCGGGCCGCATGTTGCCGACGAGCAGGACGCTGTCGGTGCGCGACATCATGTGCACCAGGCCGTGCCGGAGCAGTTCGTCGTCGGTCACCACCGCTGCCCGCATGCGGCGCGACGACACCAAACCCCTTCGTGCGCTGGGAATTTGGGCGCTTCGGGCAAGGTCGGCGCGCGGCGGGGGCGCGGTGCGCACTGCGTAGTCGCTGGGGGACAAACTCATCGGTGACTCCGTCCGGTCGGTCGGCGGGCCGAATGCTAATGAGGCCTGCGTTGCATCGACGTTGCAATGAGACGGCCGGACCCGATGGCGGCGCTCAGCGGGGTGAGTCGGCGCCGTGCAGCACGCAGTCGCCGCACAGGCCCCCGTGCGGTGCCTGATAGAACAGGCAGCAGCTGCGCCTGCGGAACGCACCGTTGGCAGTGTCGACGGTCCCGCGCAGCCTCTGCGTGCCGGCCAGCGCGGTGACGAGCTGGCGGCCCGCGCTCACCAGCGACCGGTCGGTCATGCCCAGCACGGTCACCGCTCCGTTGGCCGACGAGACCACGTTGCCCCACATGACCTGCGGAGACAGTGCGACGTCGGCGTGCAGGCGGTCGATCAGCGGCGCCAGGGCGTCGCCGAGCAGC is a window from the Mycolicibacterium poriferae genome containing:
- a CDS encoding MIP/aquaporin family protein, which produces MSYTDIFIWELLGTGVLVLIGNGSVAAVVLKNSFSHGGGGDWLVIVLGWGFGVFTGASIAEPSGAHINPAVTLAVAINGGISWGSVPFYMGGQLLGGIIGAVLCWAAFKLQYDHNDDNSGTRAIFCTAPAIRSTGWNLVTEVIATFVLLLWIFTTPAVNDTLGYAGVTFVIMAIGFGLGGPTGYAINPARDLGPRIAYALLPIKGKGDPLWSYSWVPIVGPFIGAALAALLAGALT
- the cobA gene encoding uroporphyrinogen-III C-methyltransferase, with protein sequence MTAGVTVELPVHGRPVLLAGASARAISTAAALVDAGAVLTIVCPSPAPYFDDLAERGLLTLHRREPTATDIRSAAVVFAHTGSREGDRDIARQAEQLDRLCICAEPPAAPTAVRAGHGRVVIVGGGPGDPGLLTVAGRDALAAADVIVTDRLAPVAALATLAPEAEIVDVSKIPGGRRTEQSTINALLVEHAAAGRTVVRFKGGDGFVFGRGGEELDHCSRAGILVDVIPGVSASIAAPAAALIPVTHRGLTQGFTVVSGHVPPGHPDSTVDYAALAQANTTIVLMMAVANLEAISRALTEAGLDPGTPAAVIADGCLSSQRQVRATLATIAQAARFARIGPPATTVIGAVAGFVPGRVTAESVQPVAIMQA
- a CDS encoding response regulator transcription factor — encoded protein: MSLSPSDYAVRTAPPPRADLARSAQIPSARRGLVSSRRMRAAVVTDDELLRHGLVHMMSRTDSVLLVGNMRPGAELVGRLQSLRPDLLVFGTDRDVTLPTLLADLHPRPKVVVVIDTDDPQTDPLDLIRAGADGLIDRRSTSHELLATLMRVAAGHNALDASCANAVITRLRAPVASPDDACTPVLTRREHEVLHLLTDGLDNRTIARNLFISEATVKFHLHNIMGKFGVHRRAALVSTALRGRVIGGR